One Brassica napus cultivar Da-Ae unplaced genomic scaffold, Da-Ae ScsIHWf_1175;HRSCAF=1682, whole genome shotgun sequence genomic region harbors:
- the LOC106421952 gene encoding pentatricopeptide repeat-containing protein At5g61990, mitochondrial: MIGSTLFRSRCLLLRSLSVHIGKPPDASAEIAGILNKANWRDALVSSNLAAEINPDVVLSVLRSKRVDDPAKLLSFFNWVDSQKVTEQKLDSFSFLALGLCSFGSLGQARSVVIRMIERKWPVSEVLSSVARCSRELSDGGGVVVYGILIDVYIENGFLDEAAFVITNTKDLVLDSSKCNVLLDAFLKRNRLDLFWDVYNEMAERSVVFDVHIYEKLIVAHCRGGNVQLAKDVLLKAEEKFGMVSVAVYGLVNEALCMKGDVDEALELKKRMIIKGLVPSKQSFNILVDGMCKRKRLDDAKSLVVEMNSFGVFPDNFTCSILIEGLLKGRDAAAANGLVHEMVSLGMNIDPKIYDSFICVMSKEGAMEKAKALFDGMIASGVTPGARAFASLVEGYVQGNNALKGYELLVEMKTRNIVISPYTYGTTVKGMCSSGDIDGAYKIVKEMGASGCRANVVIYTTLIKTFLQKGRFGDAVRVLKEMKEQGIAPDTFCYNSLIIGLSKAKRTDEARSYLVEMVENGLKPDAFTYGAFISGYIEAGEFASAEKYLKEMVECGVVPNKVLCTGLISEYCKKGKVIEACSAFRSMVEQGIPGDAKTYTVLMNGLVKNGKVDDAEEIFQEMRGKGITPDVFSYGTLIDGFSKLGNMETASRIFDEMVQEGVTPNVIIYNMLLGGFCKSGDIERAKEIFNGMSGKGFPPNAVTYCTIIDACCKYGDLEEAFRLFDEMKPKGLAPDSFVYTTLVDGCCRWNDVERAIAIFETKEMGCGSSTAPFNALINWVLKFGKTELKTKLINMVMDGSLDKHGKPNDVTYNIMIDYLCREGNLEAGKELLQDMQKANLMPSVVTYTSLLNGCDKMGRRSEMFAIFDEAIASGIEPDSIMYSVIITAFLKEGMKTKAFMFVDEMFAKNAAVDGCKLSISTCRALLSGFAKVGGMEAAEKVMENMIRLKYIPDSSSVIELINEGTSSNERMEADAAP; this comes from the coding sequence ATGATAGGCTCAACGTTGTTTAGGAGCAGATGTTTACTTCTCCGATCGTTGTCCGTTCACATCGGGAAACCTCCGGACGCATCAGCCGAAATAGCGGGAATCCTCAATAAGGCGAACTGGCGCGACGCCTTGGTGTCTTCGAATCTCGCGGCGGAGATAAACCCAGACGTCGTTCTCTCCGTTTTGCGATCAAAACGCGTCGATGATCCCGCTAAGCTTCTGAGCTTCTTCAATTGGGTGGATTCTCAGAAGGTCACGGAGCAGAAACTTGATTCGTTTTCGTTTCTCGCTTTAGGTTTGTGTAGCTTCGGTAGTTTAGGGCAAGCTCGTAGTGTTGTAATCCGGATGATTGAGAGGAAGTGGCCTGTATCTGAGGTTTTGAGCTCGGTTGCGAGATGTTCGCGAGAGTTGAGTGATGGCGGCGGAGTTGTTGTATACGGGATCTTGATTGATGTGTATATTGAAAACGGGTTTTTAGACGAAGCTGCTTTTGTGATTACAAACACTAAGGATTTGGTTCTTGATTCGTCAAAATGTAACGTTTTGTTGGATGCGTTTTTGAAGAGGAATCGTCTGGATTTGTTTTGGGATGTGTATAATGAGATGGCTGAGAGAAGTGTAGTGTTTGATGTTCACATTTATGAAAAGTTGATTGTTGCCCATTGCAGAGGTGGGAATGTTCAGCTGGCAAAAGATGTTCTTCTTAAAGCCGAAGAAAAGTTTGGGATGGTGAGTGTGGCTGTGTATGGCTTGGTAAACGAAGCGTTGTGTATGAAGGGAGATGTGGATGAAGCTCTTGAGCTAAAGAAGAGGATGATTATCAAAGGATTGGTGCCATCGAAGCAGTCATTTAATATACTTGTAGATGGGATGTGTAAGCGGAAGAGACTAGATGATGCTAAATCGCTGGTGGTAGAGATGAATAGTTTCGGTGTGTTTCCTGATAATTTCACTTGCAGTATACTGATCGAGGGTTTACTGAAGGGGAGGGATGCAGCCGCTGCAAATGGACTAGTCCATGAGATGGTTTCTCTTGGGATGAACATTGATCCTAAGATTTATGATTCTTTTATTTGTGTCATGTCAAAGGAAGGAGCAATGGAGAAGGCAAAGGCTCTCTTTGATGGGATGATCGCATCTGGAGTGACACCAGGTGCTCGAGCTTTTGCTAGTTTGGTCGAGGGATACGTTCAAGGAAATAATGCACTAAAGGGTTATGAGTTACTTGTTGAAATGAAAACGAGGAACATTGTCATATCTCCATATACTTATGGTACAACAGTTAAGGGCATGTGTTCTTCTGGGGATATCGATGGAGCTTATAAGATTGTGAAGGAGATGGGTGCAAGCGGCTGCAGAGCCAATGTGGTTATATACACAACATTGATCAAAACCTTTCTCCAGAAAGGTAGGTTTGGAGATGCAGTGAGGGTGCTGAAAGAAATGAAGGAACAAGGGATTGCACCAGACACATTTTGCTACAATTCCCTTATAATTGGTCTTTCAAAGGCCAAAAGGACGGACGAAGCAAGGTCTTATCTGGTTGAAATGGTTGAAAACGGATTAAAGCCTGATGCTTTCACCTACGGGGCTTTTATCAGTGGATATATAGAAGCAGGGGAATTTGCATCCGCAGAGAAATATTTGAAAGAGATGGTGGAATGTGGTGTGGTTCCAAATAAGGTCTTGTGCACGGGTCTGATCAGTGAGTACTGCAAAAAGGGAAAAGTAATTGAGGCGTGTTCAGCATTCAGATCCATGGTTGAACAAGGGATTCCAGGGGATGCTAAGACATACACTGTTCTTATGAATGGTCTCGTTAAAAACGGTAAAGTAGACGATGCGGAGGAGATTTTCCAGGAAATGCGTGGAAAGGGTATAACACCTGATGTATTCTCTTACGGTACACTCATTGATGGGTTTTCTAAGTTGGGAAATATGGAAACGGCTTCTCGTATTTTTGATGAGATGGTTCAAGAAGGTGTGACTCCTAATGTCATCATATACAACATGTTGCTTGGTGGCTTTTGCAAGTCTGGTGACATCGAAAGAGCTAAAGAAATTTTCAACGGAATGTCAGGAAAAGGTTTCCCCCCTAATGCAGTGACGTACTGTACAATCATAGATGCTTGTTGCAAATATGGGGATCTAGAGGAGGCTTTTCGGTTATTTGACGAGATGAAACCAAAGGGATTAGCTCCCGACAGTTTTGTGTACACGACACTTGTGGATGGGTGTTGCAGATGGAACGATGTGGAAAGAGCTATAGCCATCTTCGAGACAAAAGAGATGGGTTGTGGTTCTTCTACCGCCCCCTTCAATGCTTTGATCAACTGGGTTTTGAAGTTCGGAAAAAcagaattaaaaacaaaactgatAAATATGGTGATGGATGGGTCGCTTGATAAGCATGGCAAGCCCAATGACGTAACATACAACATCATGATAGATTATTTATGCAGGGAAGGAAATTTGGAAGCTGGAAAGGAGCTATTGCAGGACATGCAGAAGGCAAACCTGATGCCTAGTGTTGTAACTTACACATCTCTTCTAAACGGGTGTGATAAAATGGGTAGGAGATCGGAAATGTTTGCTATATTCGACGAGGCCATTGCCTCAGGAATTGAACCAGACAGCATAATGTACAGTGTCATCATTACTGCTTTCCTGAAAGAAGGGATGAAGACAAAAGCATTTATGTTCGTGGATGAAATGTTTGCCAAGAACGCTGCTGTGGACGGGTGTAAGCTAAGTATATCGACATGCCGGGCTCTACTCTCTGGTTTTGCTAAAGTGGGAGGAATGGAGGCAGCTGAGAAGGTTATGGAGAACATGATACGTCTCAAATATATTCCCGATTCTTCGAGTGTCATTGAGTTGATTAATGAGGGTACTTCCTCAAACGAAAGAATGGAAGCAGATGCTGCTCCATAA